Genomic DNA from Alistipes indistinctus YIT 12060:
TCTCCGAGCGGAATCTTCTCCAGTCCGTGCGCCGGGGTCTCGCGGTCGATCGTGTAGATCATCACCTGCTGCGGGGCCACCTCACGGATCAGCTCCAGCCAGGTGGACACCTCCGCTTCGGTGGTGTTGTCCACCCTGCGGCCGTCGTACATGCCGCGCAGGAACATCGTCTGCACGATCAGCCGTCCCCCGAAGAGCTTCATCAGCCGTACCGTTTCTGCCACGCCGGCGCGTCCCCGGGGCTGGTCGATCAGGCGCACCGTTTCGTCCAGCGCCGAATCGAGCTTGAGGATGTTGTTGTCCACCTTCAGCAGTGCGCGGCGCACATTGTCACGGCCGATCATCGTCGCGTTGCTCAGCACCGACACCTTTGCCGACGGACACAGCTCGTCGCGTACGGCGATCGTGTCGGAGATGATCTCCTCGAACTGTGGGTGCATCGTCGGTTCTCCGTTGCCCGCGAAGGTAATCACGTCGGGCGGCGTTCCTGCGGCGGCCATCTCCCGCAGTTTCGCGCGCAGCAGCGTCCGCACCTCTTCGCGCGTGTTGAAACGGGGCTTGAAGCCATGTTTGCCCCAGCCGCATTCGCAGTAGATGCAGTCGAAGTTGCAAAGCTTGTTGTCGGTGGGCAGCAGGTTCACCCCGAGCGACAGTCCGAGTCGGCGGCTGTGCACGGGACCGAAGATGACGCGGTCGAAAAGAATGGTGCTCATGGTTACGGGTAGGGTTGTTTGTCTGTCGCGCGGCATACGGGCCCGGCTCGTTGCGGCCCGTTCGGTTCCTGTGGGATACTTCCGTCCGGTACCTGTCCCGTTGCAGGGCGCCCCTCAAAGATACAAAAAAGTTGCCGGAAAGCGCAGGGAGTCGGTATTGCTGTTTGCTCCGGAAGGATTTGTTCCCGCCTCCGGGGCTCCGGAGGGTTTTACGCGAGTTGCTGCATTTCGATCAGGTGTGCGTAGATGCCGCCGCGCTCCATCAATTCGTGGTGCGTACCCTGTTCGGCGATGCGGCCGTGCTCGATCACGATGATCTTGTCGGCGCCCACGATCGTGCTCAGGCGGTGCGCGATTACCAGCGACGTGCGCCCCTTGAGCAGCGAACCGAGGGCCTCCTGCACGAGCTTTTCCGATTCGGTATCGAGTGCCGAAGTGGCCTCGTCGAGGATCAGGATGTCGGGGTTTTTGAGCACCGCGCGCGCGATGCTGAGGCGCTGGCGCTGCCCGCCGGAGAGCTTCATGCCCCGGTCGCCGACGTTCGTGTCGTAGCCGTGCTCGGTCTCGCGGATAAAACCGTCCGCGTTGGCCACCCGTGCGGCGGCTTCCACTTCGGCGTCCGTCGCGTCGCGCTTGCCGAGGCGGATGTTGCCCGCGATCGTGTCGTTGAACAGGATCGTCTCCTGCGTGACGATGCCCATGTGGCTGCGCAGGCTGTCCAGCTGGTATTCGCGCAGGTCGATCCCGTCCACGAAGATCGCACCCGAGGTAACGTCGTAGAAGCGCGGGATCAGGTCCGAAAGCGTCGATTTGCCGCCGCCCGAGGGCCCTACGAGCGCCACGGTCTCGCCCTTGCGGATCGTGAAGCTGACTGAGTCGATCACCTTGCGCGAATCGTCGTACGAGAACGACACGTCGCGGAACTCGATACTGTCGCGGAACTGTTCCAGCCGGACGGCTCCCGTCGCTTCGGGGATGCGGCTCTTCTCGTCGAGCAGTCCCAGCACGCGGTCGCCCGCGGCGATGCCCTGGTTGATGTTGCTGAAGGCGTCGGTGAACGAGCGCACCGGGCGCGTAATCTGTGTGAAGATGGCGAGGTAGGCGATGAACCCGGCCGCTTCGAGCCGTCCGTCCAGCACGAGGCTGCCGCCGTAGAGCAGCAGCACGGCCGCGGCCGAAATGCCGAGGAATTCGCTCATCGGCGAAGCGAGCTGCTGGCGCCGCGCCATCGAGCGCGTGATGCGCGAGTAAATATCGTTGATTTTGCGGAATTTACCGGTAATGTACCCCGTCGCGTTGTAGCCCTTGACCACTTTGACGCCGGTGAGCGCCTCGTCCAGCAGGCTGGTCATGTCGCCGAAGTTCTCCTGCGCCTGTTTGGCCGACTTGCGCAGCCGTTTGACGATCGAACCGATGAGCAGTGCCGTGAGCGGCAGGAAGATCGCCGAGAAGATCGTCAGTTCCCACGAGATTTTGACCAGCGCGATCATGTAGCCGATAATCAGGAACGGTTCGCGGAAGGCGACCTGCAGCGTGTTGGTGATGCAGAACTGCACGACGGTGACGTCCGAAGTGATCTTCGAGATGATGTCGCCCTTGCGTTCGTTGCTGAAGTAGCCCACGTGCAGGCCCATCACGTTGTCGAACACCGCGTTGCGCAGGCGGCGCAGCGTGTGGATCTTCATGTTTTCGATGGTCCACTGGCCCAGGTAGCGGAACATGTTGCTCAGCAGGGCCGACGAGACGATGAAGATGCTCAGGAAGAGCATCACGTTCATCACCGAGTAGTCGGGGCCGTAGATTTTGTAGAGCAGGAAGTTGACCAGCCGGTCGAAGTAGTCCATGTTCAGCGCGAAGGCGGGCATCGAGGTGACCTGTGCGATCTGCTTCGCGGGGTCGAACAGCGAGTTGAGGATCGGGATGATCATCACGAAATTGAACGTGTTGAACAGCGAGTAGAAGAGCGTGTAAAAGAAGTAGGGTATCGCGTATTTTTCGATCGGTTTGGCGAATCCGAGCAGTCTCCAGTAGGTGTTCATCGGCGGGTGTTTATCGGTTTGTCAGTTCTGTTTTCGTATGTTGTGTTTTGCTCCGGACGCTGCCTGTACTTTGTCGTTTCGTCCGTATTTTCCCGGTCGTTCCGGGCTTCCGTGCCTTTTTTGCTCTTGTTCCCGGCCTGCTGCCGTCATGCGAGCTCCCGGTCTTTGCGGTTGTTTTCGGGCCCGGCTTCACGTTCGCCCCGGCCCGCGGCACACCGCCCCGCACCATCGCCGCCGTCCTGCCGGGGGGAGAGACGCTCCGGGACACTCAGTCGCAAAAGTAATCCAAAATCGGGATAACCCCCGAGAATTTCGGACGAAAGGAGCCGTTTTCCCTCGATTTTGTTAATTTTGTGGAACAAAATACCAATCAGACTCTTTTTCACCACTATGGAAACAGTACTAAGCGGCATCCGTTCGACCGGCCGGCTGCACCTGGGCAACTACTTCGGGGCCCTGCGCAATTTCGTCAAGATGCAGCACACCGACCGGTGTTTCTTTTTCATTGCCGACTACCACTCGCTGACCACCCATCCCGATCCCAAAGCGCTGCACGGCAACGTGAAGAACGTGCTGGCGGAGTACCTCGCCGCCGGCCTCGATCCCGAGGTGGCGACGATCTATATCCAGAGCGACGTGCCGCAGGTGGCCGAGCTGTCGCTGCTGCTGAGCATGCACGCCTACATCGGCGAGCTGGAGCGCACCGCTTCGTTCAAGGATAAAATCCGCAAACAGCCCGAAAACGTCAACGCGGGGCTGTTGTGCTACCCGGTGCTGATGGCCGCCGACATCCTGCTGCACCGCGCCACGCGCGTACCGGTGGGCAAGGACCAGGAGCAGCACCTCGAACTGACGCGCCGCTTCGCGCGCCGCTTCAACCAGATTTACGGCACCGAGTTCTTCCCCGAGAGCCAGCCTTACAACTTCGGCGAGGCGTCGGTCAAGATTCCGGGCCTCGACGGCACCGGCAAGATGGGCAAGTCCGAGGGTAACGGCATCTTCCTCTCCGATCCGGACGAGGTGATCCGCAAGAAGGTGATGAAGGCGGTGACCGACAGCGGCCCGACGGCTCCCGACAGTCCGATGCCGGAGGTGATCGCGAACCTGTTCACGATCATGAAGGCCGTTTCGACCCCCGATACCGTCGAGCACTTTACAGGGCTTTGGAACCGCTGCGAAATCCGTTACGGCGACCTGAAGAAGCAGTTGGCCGAAGATATTATCAAGACCGTGGCGCCGATCCGCGCGAACATCGGCGACATTCTCGCCGACGACGCTTACCTGCACAAGGTGGCTTCGATGGGGGCGGAGAGGGCGCGCGCGAGTGCCGACCGGACCGTTTCGCAGGTGCGCGAGATCATGGGCATTACGCGGTTTTAGCGGCTCCTGATCCTTCGGATTCGTGCTTCGCGGTCGAAAGGACAGCGGGCGGTAACGGACAGCCCTGCTTCGGCGTTGCGGTCCTCCGGCTGCGAAACCGGTTTACCTGCCGAGGCTTTGCTTTCACTGCACGCCCGGAATTACAGTTCCGGTTCGTGCGGACGTTCGGCAAACCCGAGCAGGTGCCAAACCTTGTTTCTAACGCCGGAGGACCGCAATGCCGAAGCTGATACGAATTCCCGCCTGTACCGGGCCGCCACCCCGAAGGAGGCACACCCGAAAGGCAGATCTGCACCCGGCAACCAAGCGCACCCGGAAGAGAGGCCTGCGCCACGGATTGGGATAAGAAATGTACCGCGCAAGACGCGCCGGTGCAAGATGCAACAGTAGAGATGAGTTATTCCACCAGAGGGACATACCGGCGGCTCGGGCTGCTGTACCGCTACCTGATCGTGGCGACGAAGCGGCTCTCGCAGAAGCAGCTGATGATTCTGCTGGCCGTCGTCGTCGGGCTCGCCGCAGGCTTCGCGACCTACCTTTTCGAAGGGTTGCTGGTGTTGGTGCGCACCGGGCTGACCAGTTGGCTGGCGATCGACACGGCCAGCCCGCTCTACCTGGTCTACCCGATCATCGGCGTGATCCTCGCGACGCTTTTCGTGCGCTACTGGGTGCGCGACGACATCTCCGAAGGGGTGACGCGCGTACTCTATGCGATGAGCAAAAAGGGCTCCCGCATCAAGCCGCACAACTGCTATACGTCGGTGGTGGCCAGCGCGACGACTATCGGTTTCGGCGGTTCGGTCGGCCCCGAGGCGCCGATCGTGCTGACCGGTTCGGCCATCGGCTCGAACATCGGCCAGTTCATGCGGCTCAACTACCGGGACATCACGCTGCTGCTCTGCTGCGGTGCGGCGGGCGCCCTTTCGGCCGTGTTCAAGGCGCCGATCACGGGCGTCGTCTTCGTGCTCGAAATCCTGATGCTCGACATTACGGTGAGCTCGATCATCCCGCTGCTCATTTCGACGGTCACGGCCACCTCGCTGATGTTTTTCCTCAACGGCTTCGAGCCTGTTTTCAGCATCGAGATCAAGACCTTCAGCCTGCACAACATCCCGTTCTACGTCGTCCTGGGCACGCTGTGCGGGTTCATGTCGTACTACTTCACACGCATCAATACGGCTATCGGCGGCGCGTTTGCCCGCCTCAGGACTCTGGGGCGCAAATGGCTCGTGGGCGGCGTGGTGATCGGCCTGCTGATCTTTATTTTCCCGCCCCTTTACGGCGAAGGGTACGAGGCGATGGTCGACCTGATGCACGGCAACATCGATGCGCTGTTCGACAATTCGATGTTCTTCTCCTACCGCCACATCGGGTGGCTCGTGGCGCTCTACCTGGTCGCGACGCTCTTCTTCAAGGTGGTGGCGATGGCCGCCACGACCGCCGCCGGCGGGGTGGGGGGCACCTTCGCGCCGTCGCTCTTCGTCGGCGCGTTCACCGGCGCTTCGGCCGCCTTTATCCTCGACACCTATTTCGGTTTCGATGTCCCGATCGTCTCGTTCACGCTGGTGGGCATGGCGGGGGTGATGTCCGGCGTGATGAAGGCTCCGCTCACGTCGATCTTCCTGATCGCCGAACTGACCAACGGCTACTCGCTTTTC
This window encodes:
- the trpS gene encoding tryptophan--tRNA ligase, whose amino-acid sequence is METVLSGIRSTGRLHLGNYFGALRNFVKMQHTDRCFFFIADYHSLTTHPDPKALHGNVKNVLAEYLAAGLDPEVATIYIQSDVPQVAELSLLLSMHAYIGELERTASFKDKIRKQPENVNAGLLCYPVLMAADILLHRATRVPVGKDQEQHLELTRRFARRFNQIYGTEFFPESQPYNFGEASVKIPGLDGTGKMGKSEGNGIFLSDPDEVIRKKVMKAVTDSGPTAPDSPMPEVIANLFTIMKAVSTPDTVEHFTGLWNRCEIRYGDLKKQLAEDIIKTVAPIRANIGDILADDAYLHKVASMGAERARASADRTVSQVREIMGITRF
- a CDS encoding radical SAM protein → MSTILFDRVIFGPVHSRRLGLSLGVNLLPTDNKLCNFDCIYCECGWGKHGFKPRFNTREEVRTLLRAKLREMAAAGTPPDVITFAGNGEPTMHPQFEEIISDTIAVRDELCPSAKVSVLSNATMIGRDNVRRALLKVDNNILKLDSALDETVRLIDQPRGRAGVAETVRLMKLFGGRLIVQTMFLRGMYDGRRVDNTTEAEVSTWLELIREVAPQQVMIYTIDRETPAHGLEKIPLGELMRIGARVEALGIPCSVSGATDHPSTPDSKPNPEE
- a CDS encoding chloride channel protein → MSYSTRGTYRRLGLLYRYLIVATKRLSQKQLMILLAVVVGLAAGFATYLFEGLLVLVRTGLTSWLAIDTASPLYLVYPIIGVILATLFVRYWVRDDISEGVTRVLYAMSKKGSRIKPHNCYTSVVASATTIGFGGSVGPEAPIVLTGSAIGSNIGQFMRLNYRDITLLLCCGAAGALSAVFKAPITGVVFVLEILMLDITVSSIIPLLISTVTATSLMFFLNGFEPVFSIEIKTFSLHNIPFYVVLGTLCGFMSYYFTRINTAIGGAFARLRTLGRKWLVGGVVIGLLIFIFPPLYGEGYEAMVDLMHGNIDALFDNSMFFSYRHIGWLVALYLVATLFFKVVAMAATTAAGGVGGTFAPSLFVGAFTGASAAFILDTYFGFDVPIVSFTLVGMAGVMSGVMKAPLTSIFLIAELTNGYSLFVPLMLTSAVSFGISYYFEPYSIYTKKLYQSGELLTHNKDRSVLVFLDLKRLMETDFHPVTMDTTLGDVVRLISSVRRNIFPVVSRDGVLLGVVQLDDLRADMFDPAKYDTKIDAYMIPPPDVVYPNEQMGSVLDAFEQSKAWMLPVIDSDRHYLGFISKSRILAAYRDQLVAISEE
- a CDS encoding ABC transporter ATP-binding protein, giving the protein MNTYWRLLGFAKPIEKYAIPYFFYTLFYSLFNTFNFVMIIPILNSLFDPAKQIAQVTSMPAFALNMDYFDRLVNFLLYKIYGPDYSVMNVMLFLSIFIVSSALLSNMFRYLGQWTIENMKIHTLRRLRNAVFDNVMGLHVGYFSNERKGDIISKITSDVTVVQFCITNTLQVAFREPFLIIGYMIALVKISWELTIFSAIFLPLTALLIGSIVKRLRKSAKQAQENFGDMTSLLDEALTGVKVVKGYNATGYITGKFRKINDIYSRITRSMARRQQLASPMSEFLGISAAAVLLLYGGSLVLDGRLEAAGFIAYLAIFTQITRPVRSFTDAFSNINQGIAAGDRVLGLLDEKSRIPEATGAVRLEQFRDSIEFRDVSFSYDDSRKVIDSVSFTIRKGETVALVGPSGGGKSTLSDLIPRFYDVTSGAIFVDGIDLREYQLDSLRSHMGIVTQETILFNDTIAGNIRLGKRDATDAEVEAAARVANADGFIRETEHGYDTNVGDRGMKLSGGQRQRLSIARAVLKNPDILILDEATSALDTESEKLVQEALGSLLKGRTSLVIAHRLSTIVGADKIIVIEHGRIAEQGTHHELMERGGIYAHLIEMQQLA